In Mercurialis annua linkage group LG6, ddMerAnnu1.2, whole genome shotgun sequence, the following are encoded in one genomic region:
- the LOC126687985 gene encoding probable serine/threonine-protein kinase At1g01540 yields MSIFDAAFVDTELSKPTSIFGLRLWVVIGILLGSLIVLALFLFSLCITSRRKNKKSSKQTDTLTPPISKEIQEIVHFPAAAQDHHHHHHNQVPEIQVEIGKIEHRVVFSDRPSSGESRGTVSGCETASFGSGSVGPEVSHLGWGRWYTLRELEAATNGLCEENVIGEGGYGIVYSGILGDGTKVAVKNLLNNRGQAEKEFKVEVEVIGRVRHKNLVRLLGYCVEGAYRMLVYEYVDNGNLDQWLHGDVGSVSPLTWDSRMNIILGTAKGLAYLHEGLEPKVVHRDVKSSNILLDRQWNSKVSDFGLAKLLCSERSYVTTRVMGTFGYVAPEYACTGMLNEKSDVYSFGILIMEVISGRSPVDYSRPQGEVNLVDWLKTMVGNRKSEEVVDPKLPEMPPSKALKRVLLVALRCVDPDATKRPKMGHVIHMLEADDLLFRDERRIARESSTHSNREYEQEKPAVAKLGDKQFGEGTSDINEDDSGRKIHQPSRWR; encoded by the exons ATGTCAATATTCGACGCTGCATTTGTAGACACGGAGCTTTCAAAACCGACGTCAATATTCGGGTTAAGATTATGGGTGGTGATCGGAATCTTATTAGGATCTTTAATAGTTTTAGCTCTGTTTTTATTCTCTCTGTGCATTACATCTCGCCGGAAAAACAAGAAATCGTCAAAACAAACGGACACTTTAACGCCGCCGATATCtaaagaaattcaagaaatcGTGCATTTTCCTGCGGCGGCGCAGgatcaccaccaccaccatcatAATCAGGTGCCGGAGATTCAAGTTGAGATCGGGAAGATCGAGCACCGCGTGGTGTTTTCCGACAGGCCGTCTAGTGGAGAGAGTAGAGGGACTGTGAGTGGGTGTGAAACGGCGTCGTTTGGGAGTGGGAGTGTGGGGCCTGAAGTTTCGCATCTTGGGTGGGGCCGGTGGTATACTTTACGGGAACTTGAAGCTGCTACTAATGGACTCTGTGAAGAGAATGTGATTGGTGAAGGTGGTTATGGGATTGTTTATAGTGGGATTTTGGGTGACGGTACTAAAGTTGCCGTTAAAAATTTGTTGAATAACAG GGGTCAAGCAGAGAAGGAATTCAAAGTGGAAGTGGAAGTAATTGGACGAGTGAGGCACAAGAATCTTGTTAGGTTGCTTGGATACTGTGTTGAGGGTGCTTACAG GATGCTTGTGTACGAGTATGTTGATAACGGCAATCTGGATCAATGGCTTCATGGTGATGTTGGGAGTGTTAGTCCTCTTACTTGGGATAGTCGGATGAATATTATTTTGGGAACAGCAAAAGG GTTGGCGTACCTTCACGAGGGTCTTGAACCAAAAGTTGTCCATCGAGATGTAAAATCGAGTAATATACTACTGGATCGGCAATGGAATTCCAAGGTCTCTGATTTTGGACTTGCTAAGCTCTTATGTTCCGAAAGGAGTTATGTTACAACACGGGTGATGGGAACATTTGG TTATGTGGCACCTGAGTATGCTTGCACTGGAATGCTGAATGAGAAAAGTGATGTTTATAGCTTTGGTATTTTGATCATGGAGGTCATTTCTGGGAGAAGTCCTGTTGATTATAGTCGCCCACAAGGAGAG GTGAATTTGGTGGATTGGTTGAAAACAATGGTCGGAAACAGAAAATCTGAAGAAGTAGTCGATCCTAAGTTGCCTGAGATGCCCCCTTCCAAGGCACTTAAACGAGTTCTCCTGGTTGCTCTTCGATGTGTAGATCCTGATGCAACAAAGAGGCCTAAAATGGGGCATGTGATCCACATGCTCGAAGCAGATGACTTGCTATTTCGTGAT GAACGGCGAATTGCGAGAGAATCTTCTACTCATTCAAATCGTGAATACGAACAAGAAAAACCTGCTGTTGCAAAATTAGGCGATAAACAATTTGGTGAAGGCACTTCAGATATAAATGAAGATGATAGTGGTAGGAAGATTCATCAACCAAGTAGATGGAGATAG
- the LOC126653577 gene encoding CAAX prenyl protease 1 homolog, with protein sequence MAFPYMESVLGFMVLMYIFETYLDLRQHSALKLPTLPKTLEGVISQEKFKKSRAYSLDKSHFNFVHEFFTILLDSAILYFGILPWFWKKSGNFLLLVGLNTENEMLHTLAFLAGVMLWSQITDLPFSLYSTFVIESRHGFNKQTIWLFFRDLIKGICLAIVLGPPIVSAIIFIVQKGGPYLAIYLWGFMFVLSLVMMTIYPILIAPLFNKFTPLAEGELRLKIEALASSLKFPLKKLFVVDGSTRSSHSNAYMYGFFKNKRIVLYDTLIQQCKNDEEIVAVIAHELGHWKLNHTMYSFIAVQILTFLQFGGYTLVRNSTDLFRSFGFDTQPVLIGLIIFQHTVIPLQHLVSFGLNLVSRSFEFQADAFAKKLGYASPLRAGLVKLQEENLSAMNTDPWYSAYHYSHPPLVERLAALDISDKKAD encoded by the exons ATGGCGTTTCCGTACATGGAATCCGTTCTAG GTTTTATGGTACTGATGTACATCTTTGAAACTTATTTGGATTTGCGACAACACAGTGCACTGAAACTCCCAACTCTCCCTAAAACTTTGGAAGGAGTAATCAGCCAAGAGAAGTTTAAAAAGTCGAGAGCTTATAGCCTTGATAAAAG CCACTTCAATTTTGTTCATGAATTTTTCACCATACTGTTGGATTCTGCCATTTTATATTTTGGAATATTACCATGGTTTTGGAAG AAATCAGGAAACTTTCTTCTTTTGGTTGGTCTCAACACAGAGAATGAAATGCTACACACCCTTGCTTTTCTTGCTGGTGTTATGTTGTGGTCACAG ATCACTGATTTGCCATTTTCTCTCTACTCAACCTTTGTTATCGAGTCTCGTCATGGTTTCAACAAA CAAACTATATGGTTATTCTTTAGGGACTTGATAAAAGGAATTTGTCTTGCTATTGTACTTGGACCACCGATTGTTTCAGCAATCATTTTCATTGTGCAG AAAGGAGGTCCTTACTTGGCCATCTATCTTTGGGGATTCATGTTTGTCCTCTCCCTTGTGATGATGACAATCTATCCAATTTTGATTGCGCCACTTTTTAATAAGTTCACCCCT CTTGCAGAAGGAGAGCTAAGGTTAAAAATCGAGGCACTTGCTTCCTCTCTCAAATTTCCTTTAAAGAAGTTGTTTGTTGTTGATGGATCTACAAGGTCAAGCCACAGCAAT GCATATATGTATGGCTTCTTTAAGAACAAGCGCATAGTACTTTATGACACATTGATTCAGCAG TGCAAAAATGATGAGGAAATTGTAGCTGTTATTGCGCATGAACTGGGGCATTGGAAGCTTAACCATAcaatgtattcatttattgcCGTGCAG ATTCTTACATTTTTGCAATTTGGAGGATATACTCTTGTGAGAAACTCAACTGATCTTTTTCGAAGTTTTGGGTTTGATACACAACCAGTACTCATAGGACTTATAATTTTTCAG CATACTGTAATACCTCTCCAGCACTTAGTTAGCTTTGGTCTAAATCTTGTGAGCCGTTCATTTGAGTTTCAG GCTGATGCCTTTGCTAAGAAGCTTGGCTATGCCTCTCCCCTTCGTGCCGGCCTTGTGAAGCTGCAG GAAGAAAATTTGTCAGCAATGAATACAGATCCTTGGTACTCAGCATATCATTATTCTCACCCTCCGCTTGTGGAGAGGCTGGCTGCACTGGACATATCCGACAAGAAGGCAGACTGA